A segment of the Lolium perenne isolate Kyuss_39 chromosome 3, Kyuss_2.0, whole genome shotgun sequence genome:
GTTTTGACGGCAACTGGGGTTCCGTCTTCCAAGTAGCCAAGGTAGACTACTCCAAACCCACCTTTGCCAATCGACTTCTCGAAGCTATTTGTGATTGTCTTTAGCTCCTTGTAAGTAAACTGACGGTTATCAAATTGCAAAGAGACAGcatcttcattttcttcttttgagTGGCTTCCATTGAGCGGTCTGACAGAAGGATCTGCATAAATGCTTGTTTGTCAGTAACCGAAAACCAAGAGACTATTTTTGTCCTTGAAAACAATTAGACAAGTATTTTGTTTCGATTCAATTGGGATCACCATTTTCAGTTCTTCTCCGGCAAAAGAACACTGTAACAATTACGGCCACCACCAGCAGTACCACAACCACGACGACAACCACAGGGACAATCACAGCAGTATTGTTGCGTTTTGTTCCTCGTGGCTGGCTATCCGACTTGGAGGGGCCATTATCGATGCTGCTTGTATTCGCTTCAATTCTAACATAACCACAAAGGAGGGTCATAAAACATAGTGGGTATCGAATAATACTACAGGTTGAATAAAAGAAACTTTTCACTTAAATCTCTGACATTTCACAGTGACACAAGCTATTACCAAAACCATATATAGAAAATGATGATATCTTTTGATCCGTTTGTCTACTATATTTCACAATAGCATTGTGAGTTATCAGTTGTGATAGTGAGCACGTTCGTGATTGTTTATCTtgtttttttcaaattttcaaaaGAAGGAGAGAACCTCCGcatctgcatcaatcgatgcacacaAGCATGTAattgtttttttttctgaaaCGAGTTACTCTTACATAATTGTATTCTCAGTCAATATAGGACAAGTTTAATGATAATACTACCTTAATTTCAATGATCCTTCTTGCGATCTTTTAAGAAGACTTTCTGGAACAGATCCATTAAACTTGTTGCCAGTTAAGTCtctgaggaagaacaaaagacaaGATTGATGCTGGATCTTCACAACAATAATAGGTAGAAGTCTCGTAGTCATTGATCTTACAGGACAGAAAGAGAAGGTAGTAGTGCTAGAAATTCAGGAATATTCCCCGTCAAATTATTGAGAGATAAATCCCTGGAAAATCAAGGAATCTGCCAGGTATTAGTAGTGTATAAGGAAGATAAAAAACCACTAAAATATTGACTGGGGATGAGAGTACTAAATTAGAAAGTGCATATTACAAGGTCTGGAGAGCACTGAGATTTCTGAAAGCACTTGTTATTTCTCCAGTCAGTTCAGTGGAGGATAAGTTTCTGCAAAAGAAATGGTCACATATTTCTCAGTTATCTTACTGCATCACCAATTTTAGACTGAACGTTTTTCATCTTGCAGTAACTCACAGAGAGATGATCCTTGGTGGGCTAGAGATTGCATAGTTGCAACTCACACCCTCCCACAAGTATATCTTGGGACCGCACGGATCGCCCATCCAATTCTTATTGATCTCATACTTGGCCTTGATGGCCATGATGGCACTCACTAGATCCCCAAATCAGGTTGGAAAAAACATAATGTCAGATAGTGTCCTTTCACTAATCACAAAATCATGACGAAATTCAGAGTTCAGAGTTCAGACTACTGTAAACCAAACCACACAGACACCAATTTAAGACCATACCATCTCCTCCATCAGTCGCACGCTCTGCAGTGTGCACCATGACAAAGATCTCAAGCGCATTCATTATGGGCGGCAGCGTAAAGTTGTTGGTGGGTTCTATCCTGTAGTTGTACTGCTTTTTCCCTGTCACCGTCCCAAAGACGGCGCCCGAGTAGAGGTACACCGGCGAGATGGGCTTGCTGTACCACAGGTCGTTGTTGAGGTAGATCTCGCAGATCCTCGCCTCGCTGCTGTTGAGCGCCCTGACCTCGGCGAAGTGGAGTGCCACGTAGTAGACGAACGCCTTGTTCGAGTCGTCGGCGTCCCAGTAGAACTGCAAGCTGAAGCCGTCGTCCACCGTGGCGGCCGTCTGCATCACCGCCGACGGCACCAAGAACTGGTCCTGGGCGACGTTGAGAACGGCGGCCGTCGTGTTCGTCGGGATCCATGACCGCGGGTTTGCCAGCACCTTCCAGATACGGTCGTGGGGATCATCTGGGTACCTGAAATTAACATCCATCTGTAAACACATAGCCGGCATACACTTGTAATAATGTGTTTGGGCGGTAGATCCTGTGCGTGCCTTATGATCAGCGACTCGTCCTCGGGTCCCAGGTTGTGCCGGCCATGGACGTCCATGGACATGGAAGCGTTCGCCACGATGGGGTAGAGCTCGTCCGCGAGCGGGCGCAGCTCAAGGCCGGAGATGAACGGCGTGCCGAGCCCCTTCTTGCCGACGAGGCAGACGTGGACGTAGTCGTCCGGCACGACGCTGATGATCTCCGCCCGGAAGGTGCTGGAGACGCTGGAGATGTTCACCGTCCGCCAGAGGTTGACGCCGAGGTAGAGGTCGAACACGGCGAGGCCGCCATCGCCGAGCCCGTCGTAGTTCCCGTGAAGGAACGTGGCGCGGACCAGGTACTTGGTGCCCGGCGTCAGGGGCCTCACGGTGTAGCAGTTCCGGGCGCCCGTGGGGAAGCTCCGGAGGTCGTAGTGCGGCCGCGGCAGACTCGCGTCGACGTACTCGGCGGAGACGTTGTGGCTGACGCCGGTATCGATGAAATCGGCGTCCGAGACGTACGGTAGGCCGGTGATCGTGTCGACATAGGCGGCGCTCGGAGGGCTGCCGCAGTCGATGCTGATGAAACCTGCAATCACAAGGTCAGAGCTCACAACTCTCCTTGCCAATGTACATGTACAATTAGATGGCCCGCGTTCTTCGTTTCGCAGCTTACCGACAGTGTCTGGAGCTTGGCCCCGAGCGAGCAACGTGACATGAGAGAAGCAGATGGAGATGAGCGACCATAGCGCCGTGCGCACGGAGCCTTGGCGCGACATGGCTGCTACTGCTGCTGATCTCCAGGCGACCAGGCGCCTCCTCCCAAACAGAACAAATAACTTGATATTAGCTAGACTAAGTACATGATTATTCGGGTGTGGACTGTGGAATACTCAATTAATTTGGTTAATGCACGTCTTTGCATATTTGAATACGTCCATCTCTTCTAGCAATGGGGAAGAACAGGTTGCCACGTTGTACGCATCCAAGTCAATGCGCATTGTCCCGAGCTCGAATATGAAACTTGACATCCTGTCAACGTGGCAAGATAGCAGTCTAGCACACACTCTGACATTTGTGTTGAAGTATATGTATGGGTCTTTTTACAGTACAAATTACTAGTCTCATCCATGAGTAGTATTGAGCAGGAGTATTTTAGGCAGGTAATGTTTtggtatatttttattccgtgtaAAGGTAGCTTGGTCCCAGGATTACGGGCAACGCCGTCAGCTATAATCATCCTGTATTAAAAAAAACTTGCGTAATGTATTTTTGTAGTACTCGTGGCTTCCAGTTGCTGTATAGTACTCCTGGAGCAAAGCACAAGGGCTGGCCCGCCCACACCTATCTCGCCGATCATGGCGCCTTTGCCTCGACCGATTCTCCCTGCCCCTCCACGGCGACAAGCTTTTACGACTGCGACAAACTAGCTTGTTGGAAAGAAATGGCAAAAAAGTTGCTGCACTTTCATGAGCTCTCAATACGCACCGACGGCGAGCCGTGAAAGCTCATGCCTGAGTGATACCTATAGCTCTTTTTTTTCGAAATAGGAGCCACgctccagcctctgcatcaatagatgcatgcATACAGCAGTGTTTTTATTGCAACATACGAGTATGTTGGGGAAATAAGAGAAGTCAAACAGCGGAGAAGTTAaatcgatgcaccaaatgcaatgacaAGAACACCTAGTTGTGGGTGCTATGGTTTGAGGCCGAGCACGATGCTCAATGCGAGATGGTCGAGGCTCACCTCGAGGGCCTCGACAACGACTTCAAATacgaggaggccgaggcggccaTCAAGCCCCACGGCCGCCACCAGAACCGCGGTAGGCGCCTCCGACACCGCCGAGGCAGGCGCCTCCACAACCGCCGTtggtgaaggaggaggaggaggaggaggcgctcCCACCATGGGGGTACACCTTCCCTGCATTGCGAGCGGGCCAAGCCGTCTGGTCCCAGTACCAGGGGCGTACACCCAATACCTCGAGCCTCTCCCATGGGTGTCGGCGCTTCCGAGTACAGTGTACtatgaggcggcggcggaggacccCCCCTGAAAATGATGGCGCCTCGACTACAAGCCAATGGAGGAGGACACCGCGGAGCTGACGGAGAAGGAGGCCATTGCGCGCGGAGGCCATCTCCTTGGCGGAGAGAGCCAAAAGACCCCTCCTCGACGAGGTCATCCAGCCGAAGAAACGGGGAGACGCTAGCACCACAGCCAGGACCGGAGTAcctgccgccgcctcctctgGTGGCCAATGTGTGGCCACCGCCGAATGCTTTCACTGACCTTAGCAACGAGGACTAGGAGGCGGCCAGCCAGTATCCCCGCAGCGGGGTTATcctatgttttttattttttttatttttttagggTAAAAAAACTTAGAGTTTTCGGGTCCCAAATTTATGTAAATTAAGTTACTCTCTTcgatccaaattaattaactCAACTTTTCCTAGATACAGATGTAGCTAGATGTGTTTTAACTCtagatacatgtatatctagataatggtaagtcaattaatttggattgaAAGGAGTAATTGTATTTGACGCCTTATATTTTTTATTTACGGTTTTTGCCCCGCTGGAGCCGCCTCCGGCTGCAAATGGACCGAGCCACATTTCGTATCCACAGGATGCCGCATCCAAACCCAAACTAACCAAAAAATGATATCTTATGTGGCAGCAGCTGTTGGAGATGGCCTAACAAAGGAAATATTGTCCGCATAACTGGAATGGGATCAGGGGAGCAGCCTAGTAGGGTGGATAAATTTTGATCTCCCGAAATTTTCCATATGGCAGGTAGAAATTTTCCTATTTTACTCTATGGTGTAAAAATACTACTCATTTGCCTAACAAGTATTAGTCAACCTCAGCCTTTGGATTTTGGTGGTTGAACGGCTGGTACTTCTCTGTCCCTACCGTAAAAGACCCCATATGTATATATGAAGACTGCCTAGCATTTTCTATCGGTTCGAAATTTTCGTTAAATTATCCATTGCATGAAGCATCAAACATGACATGGTATGAGAATTACAAGGTCTCGGGATCAAACACTACCCAACACACTATTTAATATAAGAATAGTTATGAACTTTCATCGATCCGACGCCTAAGATCTTCATGTACGCCCACAGTTTAGACATCAGCTGGATTGGTGAATTGCATACAACTTGCAACCAAATCGAGGTTCACAGTTCAATACCCAAATAAGGCAACAAAAACACATTGCATAATGGCCTGCCTTTGTTTCTGTTGCACACGTCAAGGGACAAcgtgaaacaaaaacaaaatgagCATAGATGTGAGAGGGAATGTTAGAGTACGATGAAGGGACTGACCCGGACTTTTGGCTCATGGGTGCTACATACCCCTATAGATCCACCGTGTAGATTTGCTCCGGGATTGTGGCTGCCAAAGTAAGGAAATTTCCGTACTGAGTCTATCAATTCAAAATGCATCTCAATACTAAAGGCTATACCTGACACAACGCACTGTCTCAGAGGACGTGTAGTGCAGCCTGCTCCCTCCTTTATGATGCACTGACCCCTGACCATGTCTGCCTGCACTGAATTGAAAGGGCTCAAGCTACCGAATTAATTGATTTTGATACAAACATGTCTCTCCTCGCGTGCTAAGTGTGCCGCTAATCAAGTATAGATAAATCTGTACTCTAGTAGTAGTAAAGAACAGATAATTTGTTCCCCGTTGCCTGATCTGAACTCAACGTAAGTCCTGGAACATGTGATTAAATACAAAAGCAATTGAATTAAATTCATTAAATTCCCTGCAATAGGTATTGTGGTTGTTTGTTTCCTGCATAACGTGTTAAGTTAACTCCGTCTAAAAAAACGTGTTAAGTTAACTAGAAACTAAGctgatttaaaaaaaaaattcctaGGAGTGAAGTAATAAAATTCTTAGTTTTTTCAGAAAAATCCTAGAAGTAAATATAAAATTCTTAGTTGTTAGATTAAGTTTTCTGGAATAAGATGTGCTCTTAATACCAGGAAATATTGCAAAACTGAACCACTCGCTAGTAGTCCAGGATTAAGAGGAACATATAGGAGATTAGGAGCATTATTTAGGTGGTGGTGTAAGATTTGAAGCACTAGTACGAGATTGTGATCATTAGCACTATTAGCACAAACTCCATCTTATCTGTAGCTAGATTAGGAGCAGTAGTAGTACTACCAGATGTGAAATTAGGAAAAGTATAGCTAGTCAATTAGAATGGAAGAAAGAACAAGAACAGAGTATGGCGAGCAAAAGATGCAGCAACGAAGAAGATGGAGGCAGAGTGAAGTGACGTTGCAGGATAAGGGAGCTTGGGGTATGCAGAACAGATGGAGAGGGTAAACAGATGGAGCAAGGAAGAAGACGATGCAATAGTGTGGCCAGGTTGCGTGATAAGAGAGCTGTGGCCAATGGCAGGATTGACTTTTGGGACCAAGTTATAAATGGGGTTCTGTGGCAGTCGGACATATAGGTACGGAGCAGCTGTGGAATACTGCCATACATATAACCAATACAGATCACTATACCTCTAGATTACATGCTGTACAAGGTGGGTCCAGGACAGATGTCGATGATTGACATGGGGGGGCGTGGCACCCATGAGCTCCTCTGCAATTCCCGGGACCCTCTTTCTTATTTCAGGCTTTTGGTTGAGTCGGCCACTTATTATACCAGGCGAGGCAGCTGCTAGATTGGACGATTCGATCCAGTTGATTCACGCCCGCGATTGCTTCCATCGGTTCTGACCACACCAACTTGTGAGTTCTAAAAAAATTATATGTCATCGTGTTCGTCACATCTCTCTTTCTCACTCTTCGGTGACTCTCGATGGTGTCCGTTCTGACTCTATCTTGCACGTGTATTTTCCATTCATCCTTTGTTTTTTCCGCTGTGTCCACTGATGTTGTGCAGAGTATATATGCAGTTGGGAAAccgcaagaggaaggtatgatgagcacagcagtaagtttttcctcagtaagaaatcaaggtttatcgaccagtaagagaaataaatcacttctgaaggtgttgctggctgactttgGTATGacgcactaccggtgtcagcaacaacgtgaaatctgcacacaacacaaccaaaatactttgccccaacttataatgaggttgtcaatctcactggttttgctaaAAACAAAagattagacgtatagtgtggaaagagatatttgtttggagtgaaataaagagaacaatgcttgtAGTAAGGAAACAGAACATGTATTTGCAGTAGAtggttttatcagtgtaaaagaaaggaccggggtccacagttcactaaaagataaataacatgttgtgtAAACAAATTACAACtgagcaattgacagaataaagatcatacatgacaagatgattactatgagattcatttgggcattacaacaagattcataggccgtaatccaactgcatctatgactaataatccatcctgaggatatcatccgaacaactttgggtatgaagttgcaagcaacagattattgcattaagtaaagtatgtaaagtaaacaataaaagTATCTTTGCATAAAACATTGTTGTGTTcttcctagtagcaacaacacatctacaatcttaggagttattgtcactctcccaaactactagaggcatgaaaccactatcgagcataaatacttcctcttggagtcacaagcttttatttggccagagcatctactagcaacggagagcatgcaagatcacacatAACATATAAACAGGTCTATAATCAaatcaaccatagtattcaatattaatTCATTGGAtctcagcaaacacaacatgtagcattacataaagatgatcttgatcatgtaggcaactcacaagatctaaacatgaagcataatgaggagaagacatccatctagctactgctatggacccgtagtctagagatgaactactcacgcatcacttcggaggcgggcatggtgatgaagaggtccccggtgatgatctccctctccgacagggtgccgggaagagcttcagaacccttccgaactagggtcgacgatggcagcggctacggaacttttcgtagatgggggctcgggtgtttaggtttttcccgaggatgtgaatttataggcgaaagggcgaggtcggtgggcgcccgaggggcccacatcaTACCTAGGCGCGGTCAGGGGGTGggccgtgcctaggggtggtgtggccacctactggctcttctccgtctcccctttggactccgtcttcgtgacagtaaaataggaacttcggcttttgtttcgtccaattttgagaatatttcctgtacaacttttctgaaatacaaaaaacagtagaaagtaggaactggcactgtggcatcttgttaacactactaggaaaaggcttaccgccggcgacCTGAAAAGGCTTACCGCCGGAATTTTCGGATTCGCCGGCGATAACCTCGCTGGTGGTATAGTCCTACCGCTGGCGCTTTTGTAACTGCCGGGGGTAATCCTCTACACCACCATCGCATCAAGTTATGTAATTACGTTCGCCGGCGCTACGTTATTTTGGAAATAAAAAAACTGGTCCACCGCCCGCATCTCTGCACATGGTTGCAGACTACATGCAGTCCACAACATTTACAATTAGTAAGTAAATTTACAGAGAACACCCtgagaagaaaataaaaaggcaatCAAGTGTCATGCCCTTGCCACGCCGTCGGCCGGAGCTTCGTGCCGCTGCCCTTGCCGCGGCGGCGCTCGTGCTTGGATTCATCGACGACCCTAGTTCGAAGCGTCCTCCGGAGCCCTCGACGAGGAGCGAGCCACCGCGGCCCTTCACGAGGTTGAGGCCCGGGTCGACCTCGTCAGCGCTGTCGATGGAAAGGTGGCCTCCGCGGCGTCCGCCAGCGCCGTGTGCTCGTCGAGGGAGTCCCCGTGCCGGAGACGGAGGCCTCCGCCTCGTGCTCGTCGGCGGCAAGCTCCTTCTCGTGCTCGTCGGCGGCGTCCCCGCGCGCAGAAGCCTCTCGCATCTGCCCACGCGCCTTGCCGGAACCGCCTGCGTCAACAACACATAAATATGGGCCTAGACGACGATCGAGGGTTCGGGGCGGGGCGGGACGATCTGGGCCTGGACGGGGAGGGAGGAGGCGGCCGCGGATTTTCTCCCGTGGGAGTTTGACCGAGAGAGACAGAGAGGAGAGAGGAACGATGGACAGGAGAAGATGAGGAAGAGATAAGTCGCGTTCCTGCGGTAATTTTGGCTCGGATGGCCCATACGAGCACGTTACCCCCGGCGCTCTAGACACGGTTTCGCTGGTGGCAGGGCCCATTACTGCCGGCACCTACGGCCCGCAAATGCCAGCGGTAAGTACAGCCTGGGTGGCCCACCCTGCTACCCGTTACCCCCGGCATCTTCGTTTCAAGCTCGCCGGCGATAATGCAGGTACCCCCGGCATCTTCGTTTCAAACTCGCCGGCGGTAGGGTGAGGCGACCCTGGAAGgccttaccgccggcatctttaaatcgaactcg
Coding sequences within it:
- the LOC127339861 gene encoding putative leucine-rich repeat receptor-like serine/threonine-protein kinase At2g19230: MSRQGSVRTALWSLISICFSHVTLLARGQAPDTVGKLRNEERGPSNCTCTLARRVVSSDLVIAGFISIDCGSPPSAAYVDTITGLPYVSDADFIDTGVSHNVSAEYVDASLPRPHYDLRSFPTGARNCYTVRPLTPGTKYLVRATFLHGNYDGLGDGGLAVFDLYLGVNLWRTVNISSVSSTFRAEIISVVPDDYVHVCLVGKKGLGTPFISGLELRPLADELYPIVANASMSMDVHGRHNLGPEDESLIIRYPDDPHDRIWKVLANPRSWIPTNTTAAVLNVAQDQFLVPSAVMQTAATVDDGFSLQFYWDADDSNKAFVYYVALHFAEVRALNSSEARICEIYLNNDLWYSKPISPVYLYSGAVFGTVTGKKQYNYRIEPTNNFTLPPIMNALEIFVMVHTAERATDGGDVSAIMAIKAKYEINKNWMGDPCGPKIYLWEGVSCNYAISSPPRIISLNLSSTELTGEITSAFRNLSALQTLDLSLNNLTGNIPEFLALLPSLSVLDLTGNKFNGSVPESLLKRSQEGSLKLRIEANTSSIDNGPSKSDSQPRGTKRNNTAVIVPVVVVVVVVLLVVAVIVTVFFCRRRTENDPSVRPLNGSHSKEENEDAVSLQFDNRQFTYKELKTITNSFEKSIGKGGFGVVYLGYLEDGTPVAVKTRTESSSQSHNEFLGEALHLIRVHHRNLVNLVGHCKDGQHSALIYEYMSEGTLQEKLREKSPDFVPLSWRQRLRISLDSAQGLEYLHKACKPPLIHRDVKTANILLNGSNLEAKIADFGLSKAFNNDLQSHVSTRVVGTPGYLDPEYYTSFQLSEKSDVYSFGIVLLEVVTGQPPILPESVHIVQWARQRLAKGDIESVVDGNMQGRYDLNSVWKVADLALRCTEQASSQRPSMADVVVQLKESLELEEGCVKVQSSYAGSGDVYAESGDARSQSMHSGMALDLVGPAAR